One Vibrio penaeicida DNA segment encodes these proteins:
- a CDS encoding non-ribosomal peptide synthetase produces the protein MKNDIDQGVSLQYLFEERFRLSGDKCAIVFKNKEISFNELNLRANRLANLLVDKQVKEGDIVAILLERSEDILVSILAVLKVGAAYLPVDLNYPSSRVEHMLNDSMCRLVIADDSGTKMLGAIQSELAVDVALVANSLALHPRFECHQGAATDLAYLIYTSGSTGKPKGVCVTHGNVANFNAGMQECLDLSELRSMASLTTVCFDIFVLESLVALLQGLTVHLISDDERKSISRLSEALSDVDVLQITPSHLSVMMDEPRIQAALAGLNTLLVGGEAFPVTLLRKLQSVTQAHIFNMYGPTETTVWSTVQDVTHKDQIDIGHPIINTQILILDDNNTELPQGDVGEICISGEGVTAGYWNRTEMTAQRFIEHPSAQSKVYKTGDLGRANPDGSYQCLGRIDHQVKINGHRVELGDIESHILAQSNVQQVGVVVLSSQPYQGQLAAFVVSSTFDAHSLRHRLSSSLPSYMIPAYIEHVESLPMTENGKVDRQALAQLIPSAVSAGVSQSSVSQKSTSQPVISQSSISHSSISQEPVLPETDIEEEIHHIWCEVLARPQVCCTQRFMDLGGTSVLAIQLLSGIEAELGIEVTFSDFITRGNTVQSLSRLIEDLIISEMSEEEIEALMASEE, from the coding sequence ATGAAAAATGATATTGATCAAGGCGTAAGCCTTCAATATTTATTTGAAGAACGATTTCGTTTATCTGGTGATAAGTGCGCAATCGTTTTTAAAAATAAAGAAATCAGCTTTAATGAACTAAATTTAAGAGCCAATAGACTTGCCAACCTTTTGGTAGATAAGCAGGTAAAAGAAGGCGACATAGTGGCCATTCTTTTGGAGCGCTCAGAAGACATTCTTGTGTCCATATTAGCAGTGCTTAAGGTTGGTGCGGCTTATTTACCTGTAGATTTGAATTACCCATCATCAAGGGTAGAGCACATGCTAAACGACAGCATGTGTCGCTTGGTCATCGCCGATGACAGCGGAACCAAAATGCTCGGAGCCATACAAAGTGAATTGGCCGTGGACGTCGCATTGGTGGCGAATTCTTTGGCACTCCATCCACGGTTTGAATGTCACCAAGGCGCAGCAACCGATTTGGCGTACCTCATTTACACGTCAGGTTCGACTGGAAAACCCAAAGGCGTGTGTGTCACTCATGGCAATGTGGCTAATTTTAATGCAGGGATGCAAGAATGCCTTGATTTAAGCGAACTGCGTAGCATGGCGTCTTTAACAACGGTGTGTTTCGACATCTTTGTTTTGGAATCTCTGGTTGCACTGTTGCAGGGGCTGACCGTTCATTTGATTTCGGACGATGAGCGCAAATCCATTTCTCGGCTTTCCGAAGCGCTTTCTGACGTGGATGTCCTTCAAATCACCCCTTCTCATCTCAGTGTGATGATGGATGAACCTCGTATTCAAGCGGCTTTAGCGGGGCTCAATACCCTATTGGTCGGTGGTGAAGCATTCCCTGTTACTCTGCTTAGAAAGCTCCAGTCGGTCACCCAAGCTCACATTTTCAATATGTACGGGCCAACCGAAACCACGGTTTGGTCGACCGTGCAAGATGTGACGCACAAAGACCAAATCGATATTGGTCATCCCATTATAAATACTCAAATCCTCATTCTGGATGACAACAACACAGAATTGCCTCAAGGCGATGTGGGTGAAATCTGCATCTCAGGGGAAGGAGTAACCGCAGGGTATTGGAACCGCACTGAAATGACGGCGCAACGCTTTATCGAGCATCCGTCAGCACAAAGCAAAGTATACAAAACAGGAGATTTAGGGAGAGCCAATCCGGACGGGTCATATCAGTGTCTTGGCAGAATTGACCATCAGGTGAAAATTAATGGTCATCGAGTCGAACTTGGTGATATCGAAAGTCACATACTTGCCCAATCAAATGTGCAGCAGGTAGGCGTTGTGGTGTTGTCGTCACAGCCTTACCAAGGGCAGTTGGCTGCGTTTGTCGTCAGCTCTACTTTTGATGCTCACTCCCTTCGTCATCGGCTTTCCAGCTCGTTACCCAGCTACATGATCCCTGCGTATATTGAGCATGTAGAGTCATTGCCCATGACAGAAAATGGCAAAGTCGACCGCCAAGCATTAGCGCAATTGATACCAAGCGCTGTCTCGGCTGGTGTTTCGCAATCGAGCGTTTCGCAAAAAAGCACTTCGCAGCCCGTTATTTCGCAATCCTCTATTTCTCACTCCTCTATTTCGCAAGAACCCGTCTTACCCGAAACCGACATTGAAGAAGAAATCCATCATATTTGGTGCGAAGTATTGGCTCGTCCCCAAGTTTGCTGCACCCAGCGCTTTATGGACTTGGGCGGAACATCGGTGCTTGCCATTCAGCTATTGAGTGGGATTGAGGCTGAGCTGGGCATCGAAGTGACCTTTTCAGACTTCATTACACGGGGGAATACCGTTCAGTCGCTATCACGGTTGATTGAAGATCTGATCATCTCAGAGATGAGTGAAGAGGAAATAGAAGCATTAATGGCATCGGAAGAGTAA
- a CDS encoding non-ribosomal peptide synthetase codes for MNGERKGRLSLSQKQREKLLAQRKRRTGNGIEALNRQGSDNTFPVSELQQDMWVLESLHNATSTSNIPCMYSVEHSSSKEHFDVAKLRRAMSCLIQRYESLRTVFVNEEGQLKQRILPNVQYEIRETNLSDHNQEVAVLSLDEVIQQDIAEAFNVNTGPMFRVHIIRCSDTKSKVVFVFSHLIFDGGSIAHFERDFFHFYLYSNSEQHPEETSEALPALPVQPADYAHWMQQEPQKAKRASHLAYWKTQLAGCDVDLALPYDRTPGIHNDVSVTQYEHVLPTRLTRWLKDECAQTGTSLYSLLLATYGVLLHRITGQTDVAIASAFTNRNRSELEHLIGLFAREALLRVRLNQNDTFSSVKQSVQQRVIEAIDHSELSLGQINRELGMVKASQDGQVARTLFLLREHKSQLGSQHNVEGWEPYGEARLGNDQNRYDLSLVCRDEGDSIRVSFNYKPSLFNESTVAQFAAIFERILQSHMEEALPIGEISLIPPMELSDVYHRWNGTQRAYSEHKTLHGKFEEQAKETPDNTALIFEQHSLTYRELNQRANQLAHKIRTYHLNRNQTQLAANTPVALYLDRSLEMVIAILAVMKSGGAYVPIATDNPTQRTRYILEDTQAQLILTQERWQNDLLGVCEDLPAESVSIDEGSDRTNENYENVNADVSSSDMAYIIYTSGTTGQPKGVMVPHKGVVNRLEALQNQFPLSANDRVLQKTPYTFDVSVWELLWANWTGAAIVMAPPKAHQSPEQLHHIMTQNRVTVTHFVPPMLTGFSHFLSHANQSIPSSVRRVFCSGEALTPEHIRLFNAINQHGATLHNQYGPTEASIEVSVYDCLLNETETVPIGRPIQNVRLLVMDPHSEHLQLCPEGLPGELYIGGIAVTQGYLNQPNLTKERFVDNPFATKEEIAQGLNKLYKTGDLVRRQPNGNIEYLGRNDFQVKVRGYRIELEEIEAAMQAHPRIKASCVHTVEGAGEKSLVGYYVEHAPTSSSNQEQEGVALWKSVYEAEYKEDNQTINQFDIRGWKSSFTQLPIPPEEMKEWVDATVTRIQGLNPNSVLEIGSGSGLIFYPLLPSCTHYIATDFSTNAMNRLSSSAKVLGYEHKSEFVTCPADEVANAALEQRVDTVVMNSVSQYFPNAGYLDKVIEQAIESIEGEGNLFFGDIRDQRLLRAFHLSILAHRNPEKAIDQLVKQATWLASKETELAISPTYFLALMQHPAVDAVQVLPKRGFADHEMNRFRYDVIVQIKKNGAEGVEAANNHSIELSEFDSVEYSSELDLPSLLASSERGVWIKHYPDARVWGIQQCVMGNPSTERSFSAEDALSIEVLHLLAEQQGVTLQVLLATESEQAGALHLFFSEDAVNVSSHALHDVESHLSSPAQHSHTNSPDIGHQALTYGELSDYLALRLPEYMVPVAFVPMKDFPLSSSGKLDRNALPEPELIDKNNYVAPDSDIELELCSIWKQVLGIESIGVNDNFFRIGGDSIIAIQLVSKIRKAGFHIQVKDMFDAPTVKQLALVLADNKPQQTLNTEQGELEGEFSLLPIQTWFFNKGLANPHHWNQAFTLRVPAGISQPALEAALFKLSAYHDAMRIRFEINEGSIKQRYCRTEELPKVEVHELNVAAEMDVAQQLTAWQSDFDIENGPLWRAAYLTGYPEGEARLWFAFHHLIIDAVSWRIIAEDLETLLSDNTLSQKGSSYRQWVRAVEQYRETHVAELPYWQDVLSDTKTLPSPQSDSSGAAIAENTSTTRIEFPLKETHLLLHEAHQGYNTEINDLLLSALSLALNAVAGQSVNHITLEGHGREAIDPALDISRTLGWFTTAYPLRLEAAGDLEHTIIQTKETLRGVPNKGIGFGAFSHTFSHDALPKIYFNYLGQLDSTGNGSMWEVVNEDSGNVIGESNRDSALLNINGGVFNGQLQFDIISQLPPTQTMAFRQAFDTSLHQVLEQSLEAAKRGGVNTASDFGCAGLHQSQLEHIGQSRQYGLSSIAAIYPASSLQQGFVYHHISQPEDDAYRLQVLVDYDRAIDVDRYFKAWELASFAFPALRIAFHWEGEMVQVIGKEAGITSRQFTSLSLADLPEDEHDDAIIALQSAEREKPFDLTVSGLMRVAIIKRSDSAFTLIQTAHHSITDGWSNPILLKAVHRYYDALSAGQVPHVVEESVYGKVQMHRMAQRDKTTRYWSEKRSSLSQPNDLGAFLLESQELDSVRSLVTPSQASKCISGKAYQQLKSACQSHNVTLNVALQFAWHKLIQIYTQDVQTIVGTTVSGRDVPIDGIEESVGLYINTLPLAVNWTDSLTVAEALTSIHRSIAELNSFSGIALADLQEDGKRLFQSLFIFENYPSLDDVSPTGLSADSTPRSWSDKMDYPFSVMAYEKEGALSIQLGFDQSLMEISQVERLLTQLESILQFVAHQSDESHHHINVIDSTEQNRLIHDWNTTQSPVPSMPTWHQLFEAQVQTTPNAVALTFQDQHLTYQELNQKANQLAHTLRQQHVIRYERELTADTPIALYLDRSVDMVVSILAVLKAGGAYVPVSPEYPKERAQFILEDTAAPLVLTQQTHLSQLDAWLSDLPQLPELVLADNAYPQSSENLNLTVSGDDLAYIIYTSGTTGKPKGVMMPHSAYADFIHQYHQSVETLSAEAQPVSLVSLTQYTFDIFGLEYGLPLLSGGTVHLSDIHQASETLSEHASKTNVLQLTPSVWSVLQVALPDALDLSHVTVIVGGESGSEAIYQSLSQRFKEVIQVYGPTEACIWSTQSRYQSGNAHIIGTPLSNERCYVLSDNGKLCPIGVPGELHIGGAGLARGYLNRGILTAEQFIDSPIEGQDERLYKTGDWVRWRHDGQLEYIGRNDSQVKIRGYRIELGEIEATLMAVDGVQQAVVIDREKEGDKYLAAYLVSDQTLSMDDLRHSLNAHLPDYMVPATFNQIEAIPLTLNGKLDRRVLPEPEWVGSNGYVAPESELEIALCDIWSQVLGLERVGVHDSFFQIGGNSINAIKVISQINQLSVCHQRVELSHLFNLKTIAELHKHLQAQENSGLLDQQVNEMSI; via the coding sequence ATGAACGGTGAAAGAAAGGGAAGGCTTTCGCTTTCCCAAAAGCAACGGGAAAAGTTGCTCGCGCAGCGTAAGCGCCGCACAGGAAATGGCATAGAAGCATTAAACCGACAGGGAAGTGACAACACATTTCCGGTTTCTGAATTACAGCAAGATATGTGGGTACTTGAAAGCCTGCATAATGCAACTTCTACCAGCAACATCCCCTGTATGTATTCCGTTGAACATTCTTCTTCCAAAGAACATTTTGACGTCGCCAAACTTCGCCGTGCCATGTCATGCTTAATACAGCGGTATGAAAGCCTACGAACCGTATTTGTGAACGAAGAAGGGCAATTAAAGCAGCGAATATTGCCCAATGTACAATATGAAATCCGCGAAACGAATTTATCTGATCATAACCAAGAGGTCGCAGTTCTATCGCTGGATGAGGTGATTCAGCAAGATATTGCAGAAGCGTTTAACGTCAACACCGGTCCTATGTTTCGCGTGCACATCATCCGATGCAGCGATACCAAAAGCAAAGTGGTGTTTGTTTTCTCTCACCTGATCTTTGATGGTGGCTCCATTGCGCATTTCGAGCGTGATTTCTTCCACTTTTATTTGTATTCAAACAGCGAACAGCATCCTGAAGAGACAAGTGAAGCCTTACCCGCACTTCCAGTTCAACCGGCAGACTACGCCCACTGGATGCAGCAAGAACCACAGAAAGCCAAGCGAGCGTCTCATCTTGCTTACTGGAAAACGCAACTGGCGGGTTGCGACGTCGATTTAGCGTTACCTTACGACCGCACACCAGGCATCCACAACGATGTGTCGGTGACTCAATATGAACACGTTTTACCTACTCGTTTGACTCGTTGGTTAAAGGACGAGTGTGCACAGACAGGTACATCGCTGTATTCCCTATTGCTGGCGACTTATGGTGTCTTGCTGCACCGAATAACGGGTCAAACTGACGTTGCCATAGCCTCAGCGTTCACCAACCGAAATCGCTCCGAGCTAGAGCATCTTATTGGGCTATTTGCCAGAGAGGCATTACTGCGAGTTCGCTTGAACCAAAACGATACCTTTTCCAGCGTGAAGCAGTCCGTTCAGCAACGTGTGATTGAGGCAATAGACCACAGCGAGCTGTCTTTGGGGCAAATTAACCGAGAGCTTGGCATGGTGAAAGCCAGTCAAGATGGGCAGGTTGCAAGAACGCTGTTTCTGCTTCGAGAGCATAAAAGCCAGCTAGGAAGCCAACACAATGTAGAAGGCTGGGAGCCCTATGGTGAAGCGCGTTTAGGGAACGATCAAAACCGCTACGATTTGAGCTTAGTATGTCGCGATGAAGGCGATTCAATACGCGTGTCATTTAACTATAAACCGTCGCTGTTTAATGAATCCACGGTGGCACAGTTCGCCGCGATATTTGAACGAATACTGCAAAGCCATATGGAAGAGGCGTTGCCGATTGGGGAGATATCCCTGATACCTCCGATGGAATTAAGCGATGTTTACCATCGATGGAATGGCACCCAGCGCGCTTATTCTGAACACAAAACATTGCATGGAAAATTTGAAGAACAGGCGAAGGAAACGCCTGACAATACTGCACTGATTTTTGAACAGCATTCGCTTACTTACCGAGAATTGAATCAGCGAGCGAATCAGCTAGCCCATAAAATTCGAACGTATCACTTAAACAGAAATCAAACTCAACTTGCGGCTAATACCCCTGTCGCCTTGTATCTAGACCGCAGCTTAGAAATGGTTATCGCGATTTTGGCGGTCATGAAATCCGGTGGTGCTTACGTACCCATTGCCACCGATAATCCTACGCAGCGTACACGTTACATATTGGAAGATACCCAAGCGCAGCTGATCCTAACGCAAGAAAGGTGGCAAAACGATTTACTCGGTGTCTGCGAGGATTTGCCTGCTGAAAGTGTCTCTATAGATGAAGGTAGCGATCGCACAAACGAAAACTATGAAAACGTAAACGCGGATGTCAGTAGCTCGGATATGGCTTACATCATCTATACCTCTGGCACAACGGGTCAGCCAAAGGGGGTAATGGTGCCGCATAAGGGCGTGGTCAATCGTTTGGAAGCGCTGCAAAACCAATTTCCATTGAGTGCCAACGACAGAGTGTTGCAAAAGACGCCATACACGTTTGACGTATCGGTGTGGGAACTGCTTTGGGCGAACTGGACAGGCGCAGCGATTGTGATGGCGCCGCCAAAAGCGCATCAATCACCGGAGCAGCTGCATCACATCATGACGCAAAATCGGGTGACGGTTACGCACTTTGTACCTCCCATGCTAACAGGCTTCAGCCACTTTCTGTCTCACGCTAACCAATCAATACCGAGTTCAGTACGTCGTGTTTTTTGCAGTGGGGAAGCATTAACTCCCGAGCACATTAGGCTGTTCAATGCGATTAACCAGCATGGTGCAACCTTGCATAACCAATACGGACCAACGGAAGCCTCGATAGAAGTCAGTGTGTACGATTGCTTACTGAATGAAACGGAAACCGTGCCCATTGGCCGACCGATTCAAAATGTGCGTTTATTGGTCATGGACCCCCATTCTGAGCATCTTCAGTTATGTCCTGAAGGGCTACCTGGCGAGCTGTACATAGGTGGTATTGCCGTCACACAGGGGTATTTGAACCAGCCAAATCTGACGAAAGAACGTTTTGTCGATAACCCATTTGCGACCAAAGAAGAGATAGCGCAAGGTCTAAACAAGCTTTACAAAACCGGTGATTTAGTCAGACGTCAGCCGAATGGAAACATCGAGTATTTGGGAAGAAACGATTTCCAAGTCAAAGTGCGCGGCTACCGTATCGAGTTAGAAGAAATTGAAGCAGCGATGCAAGCGCACCCGAGAATCAAAGCATCGTGCGTTCATACCGTTGAGGGCGCAGGTGAAAAGTCGCTAGTAGGGTATTACGTGGAACACGCTCCTACCTCTTCTTCCAATCAGGAGCAGGAAGGCGTGGCGCTTTGGAAGAGCGTTTATGAAGCGGAATACAAAGAGGATAATCAGACCATTAATCAGTTCGATATCCGAGGCTGGAAAAGCTCGTTTACGCAATTGCCTATCCCACCGGAAGAAATGAAAGAATGGGTCGATGCTACGGTGACTCGGATTCAGGGGTTAAACCCTAATTCTGTATTGGAAATTGGCTCGGGATCGGGTTTGATTTTCTATCCGTTATTGCCGTCTTGCACCCACTATATAGCCACCGATTTTTCAACAAATGCGATGAATCGTTTGTCTTCTTCGGCAAAAGTGTTGGGATATGAGCATAAATCTGAATTTGTCACTTGCCCAGCCGACGAAGTGGCTAATGCCGCGTTAGAGCAACGTGTTGATACAGTGGTGATGAATTCGGTTTCTCAATATTTTCCTAATGCTGGCTACCTCGACAAAGTGATCGAACAAGCCATTGAAAGTATTGAGGGGGAAGGCAACCTATTCTTTGGTGATATAAGAGATCAACGGTTACTAAGGGCTTTCCACCTTTCCATTCTTGCTCACCGGAATCCGGAGAAAGCCATCGATCAGTTAGTCAAACAGGCGACTTGGTTAGCATCGAAAGAAACGGAACTCGCGATTTCTCCCACTTACTTCCTCGCATTGATGCAGCACCCAGCGGTTGATGCGGTTCAAGTGCTTCCTAAACGCGGTTTTGCCGATCACGAGATGAATCGTTTTCGATACGATGTCATTGTTCAAATTAAGAAAAACGGTGCAGAAGGCGTCGAAGCAGCCAATAACCATTCTATTGAATTAAGTGAATTTGACTCGGTTGAGTATTCAAGTGAACTCGATTTGCCGAGTTTATTGGCTTCGTCTGAACGTGGAGTTTGGATAAAGCATTACCCAGATGCGCGAGTCTGGGGCATACAGCAATGCGTAATGGGGAACCCGTCAACGGAACGATCTTTTTCTGCCGAAGACGCGCTTTCCATTGAAGTTTTGCATCTATTGGCGGAGCAGCAAGGGGTAACATTACAAGTATTGCTGGCAACGGAATCTGAGCAAGCGGGCGCCTTACATTTGTTCTTCAGTGAAGACGCCGTGAATGTCTCAAGCCATGCATTGCATGATGTTGAGTCACACCTTAGCTCACCTGCTCAACATTCCCATACCAATTCACCCGATATCGGCCATCAAGCGCTGACATACGGAGAATTGAGCGACTATTTGGCACTTCGCCTACCCGAATATATGGTGCCAGTGGCGTTCGTTCCGATGAAAGACTTTCCATTGTCGAGCAGTGGAAAGCTGGATCGCAATGCGCTCCCAGAACCTGAACTCATCGATAAAAATAATTATGTCGCGCCTGATAGCGACATAGAACTGGAACTTTGCAGCATTTGGAAGCAAGTTTTAGGCATTGAAAGTATCGGTGTGAACGACAACTTTTTCCGTATTGGTGGCGATAGCATCATCGCCATTCAACTTGTCTCTAAAATCCGTAAAGCGGGTTTTCATATTCAAGTGAAAGACATGTTTGATGCGCCAACGGTTAAGCAATTGGCGCTGGTATTGGCGGACAATAAACCTCAGCAAACGCTCAATACTGAGCAAGGAGAGCTGGAAGGTGAATTCTCGCTATTGCCTATACAGACGTGGTTTTTCAACAAAGGGCTGGCAAACCCACACCATTGGAATCAAGCCTTTACGCTACGTGTCCCCGCTGGTATTTCCCAGCCTGCTCTTGAGGCGGCTTTATTCAAGTTGAGTGCCTACCACGATGCCATGAGAATTCGATTTGAAATCAACGAAGGCAGTATCAAGCAGCGTTATTGCCGGACTGAAGAATTACCAAAAGTAGAAGTGCATGAGTTGAATGTGGCGGCAGAAATGGACGTAGCGCAACAGCTCACGGCTTGGCAGAGCGATTTCGATATAGAAAATGGCCCGTTATGGCGAGCGGCGTATCTAACAGGATACCCCGAAGGTGAAGCCCGCCTCTGGTTTGCTTTTCATCACTTGATTATAGATGCGGTGTCTTGGCGGATCATTGCAGAGGACTTGGAGACGTTACTGTCTGACAATACGCTATCGCAGAAAGGAAGCAGCTATCGCCAATGGGTACGTGCGGTGGAGCAATATAGGGAAACCCATGTAGCCGAGCTGCCTTATTGGCAAGATGTATTATCAGATACAAAGACGCTGCCTTCTCCGCAAAGCGACTCTTCTGGTGCTGCTATTGCTGAAAATACGTCGACAACGCGAATCGAGTTTCCGTTAAAAGAAACGCATTTGCTGCTGCACGAGGCGCATCAAGGATATAACACCGAAATCAATGATTTGCTTCTGAGTGCGTTAAGCCTTGCGCTGAATGCCGTTGCGGGGCAGTCAGTTAATCACATTACGCTTGAAGGACATGGGCGCGAGGCGATCGACCCTGCTCTCGATATTTCTCGCACACTAGGGTGGTTTACCACGGCTTATCCGCTGCGATTAGAGGCGGCAGGCGATCTCGAACACACCATTATTCAAACCAAAGAAACTCTGCGCGGTGTCCCCAATAAAGGCATTGGGTTTGGTGCGTTTTCTCACACGTTTTCTCATGATGCGTTGCCGAAGATTTACTTTAACTACCTAGGGCAATTGGACTCCACAGGAAACGGGTCGATGTGGGAGGTGGTGAATGAAGACAGTGGCAATGTTATTGGAGAAAGTAACCGTGACAGCGCTTTACTGAACATCAATGGTGGTGTCTTTAATGGGCAGCTGCAGTTCGACATCATTTCTCAATTGCCGCCAACTCAGACCATGGCATTTCGCCAAGCGTTCGACACATCTTTGCATCAAGTATTGGAGCAAAGCCTAGAAGCAGCCAAGCGAGGAGGCGTGAATACGGCGAGCGATTTTGGCTGTGCTGGATTGCACCAATCGCAATTGGAGCATATTGGTCAGTCACGCCAGTATGGTTTATCGAGCATAGCGGCTATTTATCCAGCAAGCAGTTTGCAGCAAGGGTTTGTATATCATCACATCAGCCAACCTGAAGATGATGCTTATCGCCTTCAAGTGCTGGTGGATTATGACCGCGCCATTGATGTTGACCGTTATTTTAAAGCATGGGAGCTCGCATCCTTCGCGTTTCCAGCGCTTAGAATCGCATTCCACTGGGAAGGGGAAATGGTTCAGGTGATCGGAAAAGAGGCGGGTATCACCTCACGCCAATTCACCTCTTTAAGTTTGGCGGACCTCCCAGAAGACGAACACGATGACGCCATCATCGCTCTACAATCCGCTGAGCGTGAAAAGCCTTTTGACCTGACCGTGTCTGGTCTGATGCGTGTAGCGATAATCAAACGCAGTGACAGTGCTTTTACACTAATTCAAACCGCACATCACAGCATTACCGACGGCTGGAGCAACCCAATTTTGCTCAAGGCAGTTCACAGATACTACGACGCACTGAGTGCAGGGCAAGTGCCACACGTAGTGGAAGAGTCGGTGTATGGCAAAGTGCAAATGCACCGCATGGCACAACGTGATAAAACCACGCGTTATTGGTCGGAAAAACGCAGTTCATTGAGTCAACCGAATGACCTTGGCGCATTTCTGCTAGAGTCCCAGGAGCTCGATAGTGTTAGGTCGCTTGTGACACCTTCGCAAGCGTCAAAGTGTATTAGCGGGAAAGCTTACCAACAGCTCAAATCTGCCTGCCAATCCCATAACGTAACACTCAACGTGGCACTGCAGTTTGCATGGCATAAGTTGATTCAAATTTACACGCAAGATGTTCAAACCATAGTGGGAACCACGGTTTCGGGGCGAGATGTTCCGATCGATGGGATTGAAGAAAGCGTCGGCTTGTACATCAATACCTTGCCACTCGCCGTCAATTGGACCGATTCCCTCACCGTTGCCGAAGCACTTACTTCCATTCATCGAAGTATCGCTGAGCTTAATAGCTTTAGTGGAATTGCATTGGCCGATCTGCAAGAAGACGGCAAGCGCCTTTTCCAAAGTTTGTTTATTTTTGAAAACTACCCATCTCTCGATGATGTGTCTCCAACTGGGCTTTCGGCAGACAGCACACCGAGAAGTTGGTCCGATAAAATGGACTACCCATTTTCGGTGATGGCCTACGAGAAAGAAGGTGCGTTGTCGATTCAGCTAGGTTTTGATCAGTCGCTGATGGAAATCAGCCAAGTCGAAAGGTTATTGACGCAATTGGAGAGCATATTGCAGTTTGTTGCTCATCAGAGCGACGAAAGCCATCACCATATCAATGTGATTGATAGCACTGAGCAAAACAGGCTTATCCACGACTGGAATACAACGCAATCGCCTGTGCCTTCCATGCCAACGTGGCATCAGTTATTTGAAGCGCAAGTGCAAACTACACCTAATGCAGTGGCACTCACGTTTCAAGATCAGCATTTGACCTATCAAGAGCTGAACCAAAAAGCCAACCAGCTCGCGCACACTCTGCGCCAACAGCATGTGATTCGTTACGAGCGTGAACTGACGGCAGACACACCGATTGCCTTGTACTTAGACCGAAGCGTAGACATGGTGGTGAGCATTTTAGCGGTGCTCAAAGCGGGCGGGGCGTATGTCCCAGTATCACCAGAATACCCGAAAGAGCGCGCGCAGTTTATTTTGGAAGACACCGCGGCACCGCTGGTACTGACTCAGCAAACGCATCTTAGCCAGCTGGATGCTTGGTTAAGTGATTTGCCGCAGCTACCCGAGCTGGTATTGGCAGACAACGCGTATCCCCAATCATCAGAGAACCTAAACCTGACGGTTTCAGGTGATGACCTTGCGTACATCATTTACACCTCAGGCACCACAGGTAAGCCCAAAGGGGTGATGATGCCGCATTCGGCATACGCCGATTTCATTCATCAATATCATCAGTCTGTTGAAACCCTGTCCGCTGAAGCACAGCCTGTTTCCTTAGTCAGCCTCACTCAATACACCTTTGACATCTTTGGCTTGGAATACGGCTTACCGTTGTTGTCAGGCGGAACGGTTCATCTGTCGGATATCCACCAGGCATCGGAAACTTTATCCGAGCATGCCAGCAAGACCAACGTATTGCAGCTTACCCCATCGGTGTGGTCAGTGTTGCAAGTAGCGTTGCCAGACGCTCTTGATTTGTCTCATGTGACCGTTATTGTCGGCGGCGAAAGTGGCTCGGAAGCGATTTACCAAAGCTTGTCGCAGCGCTTTAAAGAGGTCATTCAAGTGTACGGTCCGACTGAGGCATGCATTTGGAGTACCCAATCTCGATACCAATCGGGCAACGCCCACATTATCGGTACCCCGCTGAGTAACGAGCGATGCTATGTCCTCTCGGACAATGGAAAGCTGTGCCCAATTGGTGTTCCCGGTGAGCTGCACATAGGGGGCGCAGGACTGGCGAGAGGCTACCTCAATCGAGGCATCTTAACAGCGGAGCAGTTCATCGACAGCCCAATTGAAGGGCAGGATGAACGGTTATACAAAACCGGAGACTGGGTGCGCTGGCGTCACGATGGACAGCTGGAATACATCGGGCGCAATGACAGCCAAGTGAAGATACGTGGTTACCGGATTGAGCTGGGTGAAATTGAAGCCACACTTATGGCGGTTGATGGGGTACAGCAAGCCGTCGTCATCGACAGAGAAAAAGAAGGCGATAAGTATCTTGCCGCGTACCTTGTGAGTGACCAAACACTCAGCATGGATGACCTCCGCCACAGCTTAAATGCTCATCTACCGGATTACATGGTGCCCGCTACCTTCAACCAGATTGAAGCTATCCCTCTTACGTTAAATGGCAAGCTAGACCGCCGAGTGCTGCCTGAGCCGGAATGGGTGGGATCCAATGGTTACGTTGCCCCAGAAAGTGAGTTGGAAATCGCACTGTGCGACATCTGGTCTCAGGTGTTGGGGTTAGAGCGCGTTGGCGTTCACGACAGTTTCTTCCAAATAGGCGGTAATTCCATTAACGCCATTAAAGTCATTAGCCAGATCAATCAATTATCGGTTTGTCACCAACGTGTCGAGCTGAGCCATTTGTTTAATTTAAAAACCATTGCTGAGCTGCATAAGCATCTGCAAGCCCAAGAGAATTCGGGTTTATTAGACCAGCAAGTCAACGAGATGAGTATTTAA